A single window of Flavobacterium aestivum DNA harbors:
- a CDS encoding tyrosine-type recombinase/integrase, with translation MAKLKDLLKNIHTNVHGFEMKRQYSDPQIYTGGVDIKKWKTLSEEQKQAALKKNWYLYYSYRDPETNLLTRQQNIKDGVNWYKTKEERLEILEKYRISLSIILKNGFNPYIPDDDLLEDEKTILTIKEAFELGIKLKEKVLAEKPFATYESRINNFKGWLDKKGFIGQPITAITKKAAQTYLNEILNKTSARSYNDARSILSSLFEVLDSNDIIEDNFISKIPTLKSTPTRNKTYTQTIQEQIFKDLKEKDSQLLLFILFISYNFLRPIEVCRLRIEDIDVVGKRLYIKAKNQPVKTKIIPEILLRELPNLENKNKKHFLFTPNGIGEWVTKNEDDKRGYFTKRFNKMVKIPMNLGAEYGLYSFRHYFIGKLYQEFAKELTPFETKSKLMLITGHTTMSALEKYLRNIDAVLPEDYSEHIELSLMG, from the coding sequence ATGGCTAAACTTAAAGACCTTTTAAAAAACATACACACAAACGTACACGGTTTTGAAATGAAACGACAATATTCTGACCCTCAAATTTATACTGGAGGTGTTGATATAAAAAAATGGAAAACACTTTCAGAAGAACAAAAACAAGCAGCCTTAAAAAAAAATTGGTACCTATATTATTCCTATCGTGACCCCGAAACAAATTTACTAACGCGTCAACAGAACATAAAGGACGGGGTGAATTGGTATAAAACCAAAGAGGAACGTTTAGAGATTTTAGAAAAATACCGCATTAGTTTGTCAATCATTTTAAAGAATGGTTTCAATCCTTACATTCCCGATGATGATTTACTAGAAGATGAAAAAACTATTTTGACAATTAAGGAAGCTTTTGAATTAGGAATCAAATTAAAGGAGAAAGTATTAGCCGAAAAACCATTTGCGACCTATGAATCAAGGATTAATAATTTTAAAGGATGGCTCGATAAGAAAGGATTTATAGGACAACCCATTACGGCAATCACAAAAAAAGCCGCACAGACCTATTTAAACGAAATTTTAAACAAAACATCTGCCCGTAGTTACAATGATGCCAGAAGTATATTATCTTCTTTATTTGAAGTTTTAGATAGTAATGACATTATAGAGGATAATTTTATTTCTAAAATTCCGACTTTAAAATCAACTCCAACAAGAAATAAAACCTATACCCAGACTATTCAAGAACAAATTTTTAAAGACCTCAAGGAAAAAGACAGCCAGTTATTACTCTTTATTTTGTTTATTTCATACAATTTTCTGCGACCAATAGAGGTGTGTAGATTGCGAATTGAAGACATTGACGTTGTTGGCAAGCGCCTTTATATAAAAGCTAAAAACCAGCCTGTAAAGACAAAAATAATTCCCGAAATCTTACTTCGAGAGTTACCTAATTTAGAGAATAAAAATAAAAAGCATTTTCTTTTTACTCCCAATGGAATAGGGGAATGGGTGACCAAAAATGAAGACGATAAAAGAGGTTATTTTACCAAACGATTTAATAAAATGGTCAAAATACCTATGAACTTGGGCGCTGAATATGGATTATACAGTTTTAGACATTACTTTATTGGTAAATTATATCAAGAATTTGCAAAAGAACTAACACCATTTGAAACAAAATCTAAATTAATGCTCATTACTGGACATACAACCATGAGCGCCTTAGAGAAATATTTACGTAACATAGATGCAGTTCTTCCAGAAGATTATTCAGAACATATAGAATTATCTCTGATGGGTTAA